The DNA sequence ACTTTTTGTCCAGTTTTTATGAGGATTTGCTTTTACAAGTAATGCATCTTTTTTCATAAAAAATCATTTTAAATTATACCATCCAGATAGAATCTACAAACCAGTTTTTAGTATCTTTAATCTCAACAAGGATATGAAACCCCGAGTCTCCAGCCAGTTTTTTGATGTCCTGTTCAGAAAATTTCTGAGAAATTTCCATATCAATCAGCTCATCTTTTTTAAATTGAAACAAATGGTTTCCCACATGAACTTCCTGATCACAAAGACTTACCAGAAAACTCCTGCAGGCTCCTGAAACAGGGTCATAATTTTGATAGTGCTGAAAATTTTCCAACTTGAAGTCAGCTTTAAGTTCGCGGTTGATTCTTGTCAGAAGATTAAGATTGAACGAAGCGGTAATTCCAGCAGGATCGTTGTAAGCCGCAAGAATGGTTTTCGGGTTTTTCTTCAGGTCAAAACCTACAAGAAATAAATCTCCGGTATTCAGTTTTCTTTTCACTTCACTGCAGAAATGTCTGGCTTCCTCACTTTCCATATTTCCTATATTCCCGCCTAAGAAAAGGACTACTTTTTTCCTTTTTGAAATCCCGGTGGCTTTATCAAGCATATCAAAATACTCTCCTTCCAACGGTAAAATTTCCAGTTCAGGCAGTTTTTTCTTCAGGTTTTCCTGCAAAACAGAAAGAATATTTCCTGAAATATCGATAGGCATATAGGTGAAATCGGTTCCTTTCTCCACTAAATGCCTAAGAAGATAAGATGATTTCATTGCATCACCTGCTCCTAATTCTATGAGATCAAAAGATTCATTGATATTGGAAATTGCTTTTGCAAGCTCCTCTGTTTTATTCTGAAATATATCCAGCTCACAATTGGTAAGATAATATTCCGGCATGGCCATAATCTGCTGGAAAAGACGGTCGCCTGCTTTGTCGTAAAAATATTTTGAAGATAATTTTTTCGGATGAGCGGACAGGCCTTTTAAAACGTCCGAACCGAAATTATCGGCACCATCATCTTTAAAATGACAATCCTGTTTTAACTGTACATTCATAGTTTACATTTTGTTTTGGTGGATCATTGAGTACAACTATCTTGCCGACACCGGAATTACTTTCCGAATACCTATAAGCTTCTCCAATTCATCTAATTAAAGATAAGATTTATTTACGGTTTTGATGTACCACATCTTATTTTATTGATAAAATACGGAACCTTTCCCGAATACTTTTTTTAAATCAGAGTGTTTTAACGGAATCTTTTTCCGAGAAAACTGCGCCAGTATTGCTGTTAAAAACCTGTACATCAAAATCTGAAAGAAATGCTTTTTAAATTGGATAATTATAAGTTTTTAACCTTTTCCGAAGTCTTTAAATGACTAAATTAGCCCAGAATTAAAATGCGCTGAGATTTTTATGAAAAATATATTCTGTGTTTTGCTTATTTCAATGGTAACACCTGTGCTCGCACAAACCAAACTGGAAAAAGCAATTACCAATCTTGAGGATAATTATGAACAAGAGAAAGTATACCTGCTTACCGACAAATCACAATATGCCGCCGGTGACAAAATCTGGTTCAAAAGCTTTGTATTTGACGGATATAACCGTTCTGCACTATCCACTACTCTATTTGTAGAATTGTACAATTCTGATAAAAAATTAATAGACTGGAAAACGGTACTTCTTACCAATGGTGAAGGCAGCGGAGATTTTCAGCTGAAAGAAGACCTTCCCGAGCAGGTTTATTTTGTGAGAGCTTATACGCCTTACATGACCAATTTTAACGAAGATTTTCAGATTGTTAAAACCCTTCCGGTTTACAACCCTAACTCCACAGAATCATTAGTGATTACTAAAAATTCTGACTGGTCTGCAAAAGCCTTTCCGGAAGGCGGAACTTTCATTAACGGGATGCCTACAAAATTTGCGGTAAGATTGTCTAGCAATTCTTCTTTACCGGAAAACTGGACCGGAAAAGTAATTGATGTACAAAATCCAAAAACACCCGTCACTACATTTAAATCTTTTGATAAAAATGTTGCTTCCTTTACAATAACCCCTGCATCAGGAAAAAAATACCAGGCTGTCATTCAGGATAATGCAGGAAAAAGCCAGACAATAGATTTACCTCAGGCTGCAGACAGCGGTCTGAATGTAGAAGTTCACAGCTCTAAGGAAGGAATTAAGTATTCCTTAAAAGGCGTTAACCTAAAACAGCAGCTTCAGGGATATAAAATTGTCGGACTCATCAATAATCACCTTGCTTACAGAGCGAATATCAATCATTTAACGAATGAAGCATCAAGTCTTATTCCTACAAAAATCAGCAACGGAGCGAATGGTGTTTTGCAACTGGTCGTTTTTGATGAGCAGGACAATCCTGTGGCCCAAAGACTTTGCTTTATAAAACCCGGCGATTTAAAGATTGAAAAAGCAGAAATCATAGCGCAGAGCTTAAAACAAACTCCAAGGTCTTTCAACAGCATTGATCTTTCTCCGGAGTCTTATTTCAAAAATTATACTGTTATGGTAAGTGAAGATGATGGCACCCAAACTCCTGATGAAGAAAATATTCTGAGCGCGCTTTGGTTAACGGGGGATTTTACTTCAAAAATAGACAGCCCGGCACAATATTTTTCTAAAAATGCCAATACTGAAGCTTTAGATGCACTTCTTATTTCTGAAAACTGGAAGAGATTCGACTGGAATTCCGTACTCAGCGGAACCGCTCCCACCATTAAAACCCAATCTCAGCAATATCTTTCTTACAGAGTAAAACCTATTAAAAACAATGCTCTGCTGATCAACTCTACTGTAAATTTAGTATTGCAGTTAGGCAAAAATCAACCTGCCTTTAATCAATTTAAAACAGATCAAAGCGGCTATGTTTATTTAAATAATCTCAACAATGATGAACCTGTGAATGTTTCATTATTTGTCAATTCAGAAAATAAAGAGTCAAGTACTGATAATTTATTCGTTACCGTGGAACCACTGGTAAATCCTTCAGAATTTAAAGGTAATTTCCCGGGTACAAAATATACATTGGTAAAATCTGCTAAAAGCAAAACCCTTCCTCCTGCAATTGCCAGAGCCATCAATACTCAAAAAAACATCAGAAAGAAAGAGAGTAATGATATCCAGATTCAGGAAGTAGCATTAGTAGGAAAAAAGAAAGATCCGAAACAGGAATTGGATAAACAGCTTTCCAGCGGAATGTTCAATTCTGTAAATTCTACTGTATTTGACTTTGTTAATGAAGATCAGCATGCCACAGCATATACTAATATATTAGACTGGCTGCAGGGAAAAGCAGCAGGTTTAACACTTCAAAGAAATAATTCAGGAGTAAACGTACCATACATCAGAGGCCAGCAGGCCAAGCTATATTTAGATGAGGTACTTACTGATGGCTCCATGATTTCATCCCTTCCCGTCAATAATATTGCGATGGTAAAAATTATCAAAGGATCAGGGTTAATAGGTGATGCCGTAGCCATCTACACCATGAAGGGCAATATGAAATCTAAAACCAATGAAAAAGAAGTTCCAAAGAACAACTCAGCCATCATCAAAGGATATGATAAACCTTCAGAGTTTCCTATTGAAATGATAGATGATGATGCTCCGGAAAAAATTGAAAATGATACCAGAGAAACCCTTTACTGGAACCCGAATTTATTTGACAGCGATTACGTTCCGCCAAGAATTAAATTCTTCAATAACGACAGCGCTAAACAATATAAAGTACTGATCATAAGTTTTGATGAAGATGACCATATCCTCTTTGATCAGCAGATTTTAAAATAATAAAAAAGCCTTTCAATGATCTTGAGAGGCTTTTTTAGTTTTGAAGCGGAAAGCTGGAGGCTGGAAGTTATGATAGTTATAAAAATAGCTGTTTGTCTTTTTAAGGGATAATAACTTTCGTTTTTGTCATTGGCTACGCTCAATCTCCTGTTTCAATTTCTGACGGGAAATTGTCATTCTGACGAAGGAAGAATCTCATAGATCATCCATCAATACCCCTCAAAGTAACTTTCTGCTTCCCTCTTCCAGCTCCCAACCTCTTCACTTCCATTTTTTAAAACGCACAAACAAATATTCTGTTCCTTTTTTGAAACCTGCCAGCTTATGTTTTTTAAATAATTATATTTACGAAAGCAAAAGCCGGATCAAAATACAGAACATAAAGCATTATGAATGGATAAAATGAATTTATTAAGTATCGTAACGATAATCTCATTGTTCGTTTCATGCTTTCTTGTATTTTTTCTACTTACAGTCAAAACAGAACACAAAACCAGTAATCGTCTTTTTGCTTTTTTCCTTATTCTCACTGCCATAGATGTGAGTGAGCCTTTATTGAATTCAGTTTCTGACGGTCCTTCCAATCTGGGAATGCTGAGAAATACATTTGCGTTTTTACAGATTCCTGTTTTCTATCTGTATGTGCTGTCTGTTTGTTATTCTGACTTTAAACTCAGACCAAAATACCTCGTTCATCTTCTTCCCTTTTTAGTTGTGAATGCTATTTTGCTTCCCCGTTTTTACGCTGTAGATACTGCTTCTAAAGTTGATTTTCTTGTCAATCATCAGCACATGGCAGAGCTTCAATTCAACCATATCCTGTTTCATATTCAGGTGATTGTTTATTTTACTGCTGTATTTCTGCTTTTAAGAAAGGCTAAAAAACTCTACCTTGAAAATAATGCCGGCACCCATGTCAATTCCTACAACTGGCTGTTCCAGTTTACGGTGGTGCTTACCATTTTATATTCCATTGCTCTTTTGAAGAATATTTTCAAGTTTTCGGATTATCCTTACCTCTCAGAATGGATAAAGATAGGAGCATTGGTCCTTCAGCTTTTTATTGTGTGCTGGTATCTGTACAAAGCACTGAATAATCCAGACCTTTTTAGAAATATTGATTCCAAATTAAAGCTTGCTTCGGATCTGATTTCCGAAGAAGAAAATGATACTTCCGAGGCTGTCAATGAAAATATACACAATGAAGAATTACTGAAGCTGAAGGAATTCATGATGGAAGAAAAACCGTTTCTTAATCCTTCTTTAACCATACAGGATATTTCAAAAGAGCTCGAAATTCCCGTTCGTGAGTTATCTGTTCTTATCAACCATCAATTGGGACAGCATTTTTACGATTTTGTAAATACCTATCGTATTGAGCATGCCATGAATATTCTAAAAGATACTACAAAAAGTAAAGTAACCATTCTTGAAATCCTGTACGAAGTTGGTTTCAATTCAAAATCTTCATTCAATACTGCTTTTAAAAAGCATACAGGGAACACACCGACAGAGTATCGCAACTCATTACAAAACAACACCTTGTAATTACTCGTACTCACTTCTCACATTATCCGAACGTATTTTTTCAGACCAATGAGGCCGAATACTTTTATTCGGTCGCGTAGATCTGAGCACTTCCACATCTTTGTATCGAAATCATTTTTAACTATTAAAATAACGATACAATGAAAACTTCATTCACTCTTTTAGCAGTACTTTTACTAATGAGTACTTTTACTTTTGGACAGAACATTTCCAAAAAAATAGATTCCATCATCAAAGACAATTATCAAAAGAATCCGGACGTTGCCATCAGTGTTGGATTTATCAGTAATGATGAAGAATATTATACGGCTTATGGAAAACTTAGCAAAGAAAGTTCTGTTGATATTAACAAGAATTCCATATTTGAAATTGCTTCTATAACTAAAATTCTGACTTCAAATTTAATTGCCCAGGCCGTTATTGAGAACAAGCTAAAACCGGAAGATTATATTGACAATTATCTGCCTAAAGCTTATATTTTACAGAAAAACCTCAAAAACAAAATCAGAATTTCAGATCTGGCCTCTCACCAGTCTGGTCTGCCGGATATAGATTTCGCCAAACTGATAGAATTAAATCCGCAACAGCCGGTAAGTAATGTCACAGAAAAAACACTGACTTCCATTGTCAACAACTGCAATGAACTCATTGATTATGGTAAATACCGCTATTCTACCATTGGCTATACACTGCTGGGACAAATACTGGAAAAAGTGTACGGTAAAAGCTATGATGAAATAATCCGTGAAAAAATAATCATACCTCTACAGATGACCAACACTTTGACAAAAGATTTCAATGTGAAAAACATCACAGCGGGCTACAATCCCAATGGCGGTGTTCAGGAATTTTTCAAGTGGAACATTACAGCGTCTGCAGGATTGGTAAAATCTAATGCCTCGGATATGCTCACCTACCTGAAAGCAGTTCTTAACAGTGGAAATCCAATATCTGAGGCCGCACTGCTCACAGAAAAGCTTTACTATAAAGATGAAAAAAGAGAAATGGGACTAGGTCTTACCATTAGCACAGATGATCAGAATACCATTTATCTGAAGTCTGGCGATTCTATGGGTCAATCTTCCATAATCTGTTACAACAGAGCAAAAAAATGGGGTATAATTATCCTTTTAAACCAAAGAAATTCTAAAATGAGACAAAACCTACTGAATGAGATCTACGAAAAAGTCCTGAAATAAATCTCCAACACCATAATACAAAATCCAGAAAGTGCTTTCTGGATTTTTTCATGTATTATGAACCATTTCAGGAAAACCAAGAGTGCGACAAAGTCGCGGATAAAGCCGTATGGCTATGCATTCGCTTAGAAAAATCAATGAAATTGATTCCATCCTTGCTCCCTTGTAATAGGATAACAATAGTAGTAAACCTTTGCGTTAAATCCTTAGCTTATCACTGTCATTCTGACGAAGGAAGAATCTCTCTGAAATACTTGAGATTCTTCATTACATTTCATTTCATTCAGAATGACAGCGTTTGAAATACAGATGTTGCCATACCAACCATCCGCCACTTATGGCTCAAACTATCTTCCTTCTTCCTTCTTCCAGCTTCCCGCTCCTACCTCCCTCTCCTTTCCAGCATAAGATGCCCCGCATCCAGCATTTTTATCAGATGAATATATGGATTGATGATATTTCTTTCCGGCAGATTTTCATACATGCCCATTGAGAAATAGACCATCCCGGACATAAAATAATCAAACTCTTTGACGCTGTATTCTTTGAATGCTTTTTTAAAAACCAACACTGGATTTTGGTATTCTTTCTCCGAAAGCAAGCCGAGAACCCATGGAGAAGGATTTTCCAACGGAGGATCTGCAACCCATTTCTTTCCTTCTAAATGGATGAGGTAGCACGCACGCACAAACGAGCGCACCGCCTGATGAAACTGAAAAACTACCGACGGATCTTCATTGATCCAACTATTTCGCTTTAGGGCGTAACTCATAATGCTGTTTAGCTTCTCTTTAGAGGCTGCCAGATCATTGAACTGGTAAAAGTTCTCTATAAGCTGTAACCCGGAGCGCTTCTTACCGCTTTTCCAAAGCTGAGGTTCAAAATGTGTGCTTGTCTTTTTCATGTTTGTATTTTTTTATAAATGTAATAAAAAAAATAAAAAGGATACTTATAAGTATCCTAAATTTTAAACCTAATCTTAGAATTTTACAGTTAATGAATGATATCGAACTTAATAACTGTAAAAAAGCTCTTGGTTATAGAATTTCTGAATTAAGAAAGAAAGTTATAAACCCTGATACTAATAAGCCTATCTCACAAGAAGAACTGGGGTTAAGAACCGGACATGCAAAAAAGACAATAGGAGAATTGGAAAGAGGTAATACTAATCCACGATATGACACTCTACTTATAATAAGTAAAGAACTTAATGTTACAATACAAGAACTTTTTGATTTTGATATGAAAAAATATATTAAATTATCAAATAAGTCCTGACGAAAGTTGGGATTTATCCATTTATAAACTTTGAATACATTTTTGTTATTAACGGAAAACCATAAAGTCATTGATTTAAAGAAACCTCAGGGAATAAGCTTTTTAAAGATAAAGTTTCTCCATTGGGATTGATTCAAAGAGGAAATGAGTCCAAGTTAAACATTTTATGCACTTAATTTCAAATTTCAAAAGTTGTAATTTGATTTATCAGAAATTAATAAAATAGTAAATTTAATGCGTCAAGTATTGTCGTAATTGCAAATTAAGTTTGTGATAGATAAAACCTATAAACAATTAAATTATGCTTTACAAACCTATAAAACTCATGAAATGACTACAAATTGTTATGAAAAAAGTTGCAATGGAATAAAAATTGTTTAATTTTGCAAACATAACAGAGTATAAATAACCAAATAAAAATAACAGATATGTCAACGAAAAAAAATGATATGGATCTTATTCTTCATTATATGAAGAATAATAACATAGAGTTGACGATTGATAACAATCCAACTCAAGAAAAGATTAATAGAATTTTAGATTCTATTAAAGCAAAACCGCAATTGATTCAAAAAACAATTGATAACTATAAGACAATTTCAGATAATGCCGTTTGTTAATAAAGACGAATTTGACGGAACACAATATTATACAATAAAAACAGATTATAAAGTTCCCTATCAAGTTACATTTGGTAGGGACTTAATTTATAATAGAGTATCTATACACTTGTTCCCATTAATAGACCCTGAAGATGATAAATGTGACCATCAATTAAAAAGAGATGTTTGTGATTGTATTATTGACTATTTTAATGTTAATAATACAGTTATGAAAGTTCACTTTGAGTTGGAACTAAATCATGAAAGAAATAATGTAAGATTATATAAATTTCTAAAATGGGGAGAAGCACACAGACAGAATTTTAATATTTCAGCAGATATTATTAAGATTAACAATGTTGATTATGTTGATGTAGCAATATCTCGAGCATAATAATAATAAAAAGACTGATTTTAAATCAGTCTTTTTATTTGAATAATTTAGTCAAATTGATAACTTTTTAAAATTCTTAACTCCTCGCTACCGTACGAAACCTTTCGGGTGGTGCTAATCTAAAACAAAACTTATAAAATAAATCCTTCAGGATTCTGAAATTTGTAATTACGACTCCAAAAAACCATAGAATACAATCGTGCGGTAGCGGGGGGAAAATTAGACATTCTAAAAACAATAATATATCTATTGCGCTGTTGTATCAATAATCTTTCACACGAAAAACTAAGCCGTAGTTTGATATACATTATGAATCTTCTGGTAGCAAATCACTCGGTTGCTACATAGTTCAGTAGTTTGATTAACTTTAGTTATCGTATTGCACTCCTTTTCCATACCCATATCCATCTGATAATTCAATATGTGTAAACCCTTTTTCGTGTATCATATCAAAATAGCCCAACGTTTCAAATTTCCTAAACCATACATCATTAAAAAGAACGTATGTTAGTTTAATTTTTTTATTATCTTTTCCAAAAACTTTAACCTTAATATCTAAGCTTCTATCAAGTAACAAATTTCTAAAATCTTCTCCATATTTTAAACGTGCTTGAGATTCTTCCGCCAATTGTTTCTTATTAAAATCAGCACTCTGTTTTTTACCAATTGCATTTTCATTTTTCACTAATGAATCTCTGGTTTTTATAACCCTATTTTCAAATTCAGATCCTTTAGATTTTTTAGCAAGTCCGGTAAATCTTATAATTTCAGTATCAACAAAATATTTTTGTGATTTTAATATTGAATAAGCATTTTTAACTTCATCAGATAAACCTTTGATAGGGATATCATGTTGGTTTAAAATTTCAATTTCGTTGTCTTCGGCTAATTTTTTAGCAGAAATTTTATCTAATTCATCCTTCTTTTCTTTTTCAGTCAATATTTCTTCTTTTGATTTATAAAAAGTATTCACATAAAAAATTGAAATAAAAGTCATTACCAATCCAAAAATCAATACTATTTGCCTAGATTTTTCTGTGGATTTCAGATTTTCAGCTTCAGTATTATTGGGAAGCTTATTTCGTTTAGATTTTATTATTATGCTATTTACTAGAAATACAATAAATAAACATATTAGGATTGTTGCAAAAGTTATCATAGTTACAAAATAGTTTTAGTTAATTTTTGTAGATTATTCTATTTTTTAATGCTTCTAATTTTTTTTCAAATTTAAATAATAGTGATATGGAGGAATTGTGGAAAACCGTAAAATCAGAATATAAGTAACTGTACCAGCTCCCGCAAGAACCCTTTCTTGTCCTTTTAATGTTATAGATCAAACATTCTAAAAACCCGATATAAAGTTTTTTTTCATTAGAATAATCTACATCACTGCAGTATCAGGAGATTCTATTTCAAACAAAACCCTGTTCTATTTTCCAATATTGAAGAGAGTTCCCTATATTTGAAATTATAGAACATCCCCAACACTTACCATATGAAAACAACACTTAGCTATCTGTTTATTCTGTTATATGCTCTTGTAAGTGGTCAGGAAAAATCTATCATTAATGACCTGAAGTTTTCTAACTATTCCGGGCATCCCAAAACCATCACAGAGATTATCACTTATTCACCGGAGAATAGCTATAAAAATATCTCTTATTATGACAAAGAGGGTTTTCTGACAAAAATAGAATATTACAATGCTATCGGAAGCGGACCTTCTCATGAAAGGTCTATCAATAAAATCATCACCTACCATTCAAAGGACAAAGCCAAACGCTATTTTGAAGCCTTTAATCCTGGAAATAAGAAGATAGAAACTACAGGCTGGTTTGAAAAAGTTTCGGA is a window from the Chryseobacterium indologenes genome containing:
- the egtD gene encoding L-histidine N(alpha)-methyltransferase — encoded protein: MNVQLKQDCHFKDDGADNFGSDVLKGLSAHPKKLSSKYFYDKAGDRLFQQIMAMPEYYLTNCELDIFQNKTEELAKAISNINESFDLIELGAGDAMKSSYLLRHLVEKGTDFTYMPIDISGNILSVLQENLKKKLPELEILPLEGEYFDMLDKATGISKRKKVVLFLGGNIGNMESEEARHFCSEVKRKLNTGDLFLVGFDLKKNPKTILAAYNDPAGITASFNLNLLTRINRELKADFKLENFQHYQNYDPVSGACRSFLVSLCDQEVHVGNHLFQFKKDELIDMEISQKFSEQDIKKLAGDSGFHILVEIKDTKNWFVDSIWMV
- a CDS encoding helix-turn-helix domain-containing protein; its protein translation is MDKMNLLSIVTIISLFVSCFLVFFLLTVKTEHKTSNRLFAFFLILTAIDVSEPLLNSVSDGPSNLGMLRNTFAFLQIPVFYLYVLSVCYSDFKLRPKYLVHLLPFLVVNAILLPRFYAVDTASKVDFLVNHQHMAELQFNHILFHIQVIVYFTAVFLLLRKAKKLYLENNAGTHVNSYNWLFQFTVVLTILYSIALLKNIFKFSDYPYLSEWIKIGALVLQLFIVCWYLYKALNNPDLFRNIDSKLKLASDLISEEENDTSEAVNENIHNEELLKLKEFMMEEKPFLNPSLTIQDISKELEIPVRELSVLINHQLGQHFYDFVNTYRIEHAMNILKDTTKSKVTILEILYEVGFNSKSSFNTAFKKHTGNTPTEYRNSLQNNTL
- a CDS encoding serine hydrolase domain-containing protein, yielding MKTSFTLLAVLLLMSTFTFGQNISKKIDSIIKDNYQKNPDVAISVGFISNDEEYYTAYGKLSKESSVDINKNSIFEIASITKILTSNLIAQAVIENKLKPEDYIDNYLPKAYILQKNLKNKIRISDLASHQSGLPDIDFAKLIELNPQQPVSNVTEKTLTSIVNNCNELIDYGKYRYSTIGYTLLGQILEKVYGKSYDEIIREKIIIPLQMTNTLTKDFNVKNITAGYNPNGGVQEFFKWNITASAGLVKSNASDMLTYLKAVLNSGNPISEAALLTEKLYYKDEKREMGLGLTISTDDQNTIYLKSGDSMGQSSIICYNRAKKWGIIILLNQRNSKMRQNLLNEIYEKVLK
- a CDS encoding helix-turn-helix domain-containing protein, which codes for MNDIELNNCKKALGYRISELRKKVINPDTNKPISQEELGLRTGHAKKTIGELERGNTNPRYDTLLIISKELNVTIQELFDFDMKKYIKLSNKS